The following are encoded together in the Insulibacter thermoxylanivorax genome:
- a CDS encoding methyl-accepting chemotaxis protein: MIRKLGNILGSIREEDKNRTLQEIDLIRRNTAVLAAIGFVTLITLLGWLMDGDRSAAVTGALVSIILLVLLLGFCLYRRILLPYLGYLAVLGSGAIVILQVSMNPSLDHIPATFYLLFLAAIYSNFIINLIAILIGFSVLLYLLFGPAGAAISQTTSMTYIVYYVIIAGLMMALRFVVKTLAQDMYRAMDQSSQLQQQQESRNETIVGLVDQVSQNLGSITAISDETNRSFHEMHTSFNEITNSASAQLDSTLSINQAMQNMHDLVQRMTESFEILNARVTETNAISSSGVQVTEELDATIAEFKQDIYDMASDVQTLKKQMEGTTQISISILEIANQTNLLALNASIEAARAGEHGQGFAIVASEIRKLADLSGHSAEQISKQIVSFSKQIEEASQRMAAILERMDSSSQAAQQTIQAFGSIRESVELLQHLADGYMEHIAKINEASRSVEEATQHLAATSEEATATMEELTAMTHTLLEQNEQTLQQLKEAEASLKQILAS, encoded by the coding sequence ATGATACGCAAACTCGGCAATATATTAGGATCTATTCGCGAAGAAGACAAGAACCGGACTTTGCAAGAGATTGATCTCATTCGCAGGAATACCGCGGTATTGGCTGCGATCGGTTTCGTCACGCTCATCACGCTGCTCGGATGGCTCATGGACGGGGATAGGAGCGCAGCTGTGACAGGTGCATTGGTTTCGATCATACTGCTGGTCCTCCTGCTTGGTTTCTGTCTATACAGACGGATCTTACTCCCCTATCTGGGTTACTTAGCGGTGCTCGGAAGCGGTGCCATCGTCATCTTACAAGTTTCCATGAATCCGAGCCTGGATCATATTCCGGCAACCTTCTACCTGCTGTTCTTAGCGGCGATCTATTCCAACTTCATCATCAATTTGATCGCGATCCTGATCGGATTCTCTGTATTGCTCTACCTGCTCTTTGGCCCTGCGGGGGCAGCGATCAGCCAGACCACATCAATGACTTATATCGTCTACTACGTCATCATCGCAGGCTTGATGATGGCCCTGCGCTTTGTGGTCAAAACACTCGCCCAAGATATGTATCGAGCAATGGACCAGTCCAGTCAGCTGCAACAGCAGCAGGAATCCCGCAATGAAACGATCGTCGGCCTGGTCGATCAGGTTTCCCAGAACCTCGGCTCCATCACGGCGATCAGCGACGAGACGAACCGCTCATTCCATGAGATGCATACCTCCTTCAACGAGATTACCAACAGCGCCAGCGCCCAGTTGGATTCGACCTTATCGATCAATCAAGCGATGCAGAACATGCATGATCTTGTACAGCGCATGACAGAATCCTTCGAAATCCTGAATGCGCGGGTAACGGAAACCAATGCGATCTCAAGCTCTGGTGTTCAGGTAACGGAAGAACTCGATGCGACCATTGCAGAGTTCAAACAGGATATCTATGATATGGCGAGCGACGTTCAAACGCTTAAGAAGCAGATGGAAGGGACAACGCAGATCAGTATCTCCATCTTGGAGATCGCGAACCAGACTAACCTACTCGCACTCAATGCCAGCATCGAAGCCGCTCGGGCCGGTGAGCATGGGCAGGGCTTCGCCATTGTCGCCTCTGAGATTCGCAAGCTGGCCGATCTCAGCGGTCATTCTGCCGAGCAGATCTCCAAACAGATCGTGAGCTTCTCCAAGCAGATCGAAGAGGCAAGCCAGCGGATGGCTGCTATCTTGGAACGGATGGATTCAAGCAGCCAAGCGGCGCAGCAGACGATCCAAGCCTTCGGCTCGATTCGTGAATCCGTTGAATTGCTGCAGCATCTGGCCGATGGCTATATGGAGCATATCGCGAAGATCAACGAAGCTTCCCGCTCCGTCGAAGAGGCGACACAGCACCTTGCCGCAACAAGCGAAGAAGCAACAGCGACGATGGAGGAACTAACGGCGATGACTCATACGCTGCTGGAGCAGAACGAGCAGACGCTGCAACAGTTGAAGGAAGCAGAAGCCAGCTTGAAACAAATCCTCGCATCTTGA
- a CDS encoding aldo/keto reductase has protein sequence MKKNRLGKSDLYVSEIGLGCMSLGTDEAAARRIIHEALDQGINFFDTADLYDRGLNEEIVGRALEGRRSEVVLATKVGNRIIPGRDGWVWDPSKEYIMEAVKGSLRRLRTDYIDLYQLHGGTMEDPIDETIEAFERLKEQGWIRWYGISSIRPNVIREYVKRSNIISVMNQYSILDRRAEEAVIPLLQEHGISIIARGPLAKGILTDRGGHKAAGGFLDYAEEELHALRDQLQQIAESKRSLTHTALRYCMDQPAVGVTLAGASSVEQLRENAAASQAPPLTEEELGKIRSVSKANRYAEHR, from the coding sequence ATGAAGAAGAATCGACTTGGCAAGTCAGATCTCTATGTGTCGGAAATCGGTCTCGGCTGCATGTCGCTGGGAACGGATGAGGCGGCCGCCCGCCGGATCATCCATGAGGCGCTGGATCAGGGGATCAATTTCTTCGACACGGCGGATCTATATGACAGAGGGCTTAATGAGGAGATCGTCGGCCGGGCGCTGGAAGGCCGCAGATCTGAGGTTGTGCTGGCGACGAAGGTCGGCAACCGCATCATCCCAGGCCGGGATGGATGGGTATGGGACCCTTCTAAGGAATATATCATGGAGGCTGTTAAAGGCAGCCTGCGCCGTTTGCGCACCGATTATATCGATCTGTATCAACTGCACGGCGGCACGATGGAGGATCCGATCGATGAGACGATCGAGGCCTTCGAGCGGTTGAAGGAGCAGGGATGGATTCGCTGGTACGGGATCTCCTCGATCCGCCCGAACGTGATTCGAGAGTACGTAAAGCGTTCCAATATCATCAGCGTGATGAATCAATACAGCATCCTCGACCGCCGGGCGGAAGAGGCGGTGATCCCGCTGCTGCAGGAGCATGGAATCAGCATCATCGCCCGCGGCCCGTTAGCCAAGGGGATCCTGACGGACCGCGGCGGGCATAAGGCGGCCGGCGGCTTCCTTGATTATGCGGAGGAGGAGCTGCATGCCCTGCGCGATCAGCTGCAGCAGATCGCCGAGAGCAAGCGCTCCTTAACGCATACGGCGCTTCGCTATTGCATGGATCAGCCGGCGGTCGGCGTGACGCTGGCGGGCGCCAGCTCCGTCGAGCAGCTGCGGGAGAATGCTGCCGCCTCGCAAGCGCCGCCGCTGACGGAGGAAGAGCTTGGCAAGATCCGTTCGGTCTCTAAGGCAAATCGTTATGCTGAGCATCGATGA
- a CDS encoding SLC45 family MFS transporter: MRKTWLLGFGFFSISLTWALYNAFVPLFLESFISSTMVVGFLMTLDNYFALFMQPWIGNRSDRTDTRFGRRMPYLMIGMPLAAVFMALIPLYTSLLTLVLFMLLMNLSMSLYRSPTVALMPDITPEANRSKANGIINFMGGIGTVAAFGAGSILYEANRNLPFAAAGLLTLLALFIVFMSIKEKRDTISYTVSQKQQVRMRGELDRTTVFLLLAIFFWFVAYQGVEAMFTLYGTNHLGLSDGAASFLLTFFSLAFLLFALPSGYLGTKFGKKKMILIGASGLMCVFGAVTFISSLWALRILLILGGIFWACININSYPFVVAAGREQSIGTRTGLYYLVSSLAAIISPPLVGQIIDWTDYASLFVYAAVMMLAALTCVLNIRHSGTAAEQTPEVTI, from the coding sequence ATGAGAAAAACCTGGCTTCTCGGATTTGGCTTCTTCAGCATCAGTTTGACTTGGGCCTTGTACAATGCTTTTGTGCCGCTGTTCCTCGAATCATTCATCAGCAGCACGATGGTGGTCGGCTTCCTCATGACCCTCGACAACTACTTCGCGCTCTTCATGCAGCCATGGATCGGCAATCGCAGCGATCGAACGGATACGCGATTCGGCCGCAGGATGCCGTATCTCATGATCGGCATGCCGCTGGCGGCGGTGTTCATGGCACTCATTCCCCTTTACACTTCACTTCTTACCCTTGTGCTGTTCATGCTGCTTATGAACTTGTCGATGAGCTTGTATCGTTCTCCTACCGTAGCGTTGATGCCGGATATTACGCCCGAAGCAAACCGCTCCAAGGCGAACGGCATCATCAATTTCATGGGCGGGATCGGCACCGTCGCCGCCTTCGGAGCAGGGTCCATCCTCTATGAAGCGAACCGCAATCTGCCCTTTGCTGCGGCAGGACTTCTTACCCTGTTGGCGCTCTTCATCGTATTCATGAGCATCAAGGAGAAGCGCGATACGATCTCATATACCGTGTCGCAGAAACAGCAGGTTCGCATGCGGGGGGAATTGGACCGCACGACGGTGTTCTTGCTGCTGGCGATTTTCTTCTGGTTCGTGGCCTATCAAGGTGTCGAGGCGATGTTCACGCTGTATGGCACCAATCATCTGGGTCTGTCCGACGGGGCTGCTTCCTTCCTGCTGACCTTCTTCTCGCTGGCATTCCTCCTCTTCGCGCTGCCGAGCGGCTATCTCGGTACGAAGTTCGGCAAGAAGAAGATGATCCTCATCGGCGCCAGCGGCTTGATGTGCGTGTTCGGCGCCGTCACCTTCATCTCCTCGCTCTGGGCACTGCGCATCCTTCTGATCCTGGGCGGCATCTTCTGGGCGTGCATCAATATCAATTCCTATCCCTTCGTTGTCGCCGCAGGCAGGGAGCAGAGCATCGGCACGCGGACGGGGCTGTACTATCTTGTATCGTCTCTGGCAGCGATTATCTCGCCGCCCCTGGTCGGCCAGATCATCGATTGGACCGATTATGCTTCGCTGTTTGTGTATGCAGCGGTGATGATGTTGGCCGCACTGACCTGCGTGCTGAACATCCGTCATTCGGGGACCGCAGCGGAGCAGACTCCTGAAGTGACGATATGA
- a CDS encoding glycerophosphodiester phosphodiesterase, whose protein sequence is MRTCVNFAHRGASGVCPENTMAAFVKAIELGATGIETDVQMTRDGRLVLIHDETLQRTAGVSGWVKDFTLDELRQLDAGAWYGEEFRGEKIPVLEELLELAKRHDLVLNLELKNGHVSYPGMEERTAEIVRRFRMCGQVIISSFNHYSLVLMKQAAPEIETAVLYMEGLYEPWVYARRIGASALHPYRLAVTPAWVQEAGKWGIRYHPFTVNEESEMRTMLDAGVSGIITDYPDRLAALLA, encoded by the coding sequence ATGCGTACATGCGTGAACTTCGCCCACCGCGGAGCATCCGGGGTCTGCCCGGAGAACACGATGGCAGCCTTTGTCAAGGCGATTGAACTTGGCGCAACCGGCATCGAGACAGATGTTCAGATGACGAGGGATGGACGGCTCGTACTCATCCATGACGAGACGCTGCAGCGGACGGCGGGCGTTTCTGGATGGGTGAAGGACTTCACGTTAGACGAGCTGAGACAGCTGGATGCGGGGGCTTGGTACGGGGAGGAATTCCGGGGTGAGAAGATCCCCGTATTGGAGGAGTTATTGGAACTTGCTAAGCGGCATGACCTCGTGCTGAATCTGGAATTGAAAAATGGTCATGTCTCCTATCCGGGGATGGAGGAGCGGACGGCGGAGATCGTCCGCCGCTTCCGGATGTGCGGACAGGTGATCATCTCGTCTTTTAACCATTATTCCCTCGTCCTGATGAAGCAGGCTGCTCCGGAGATTGAGACCGCCGTCCTGTACATGGAAGGGCTCTATGAACCCTGGGTCTATGCGCGGCGAATCGGCGCTTCGGCTCTGCATCCCTATCGGCTGGCGGTCACTCCAGCATGGGTTCAGGAAGCCGGGAAATGGGGGATTCGTTATCATCCTTTCACGGTGAATGAGGAGTCGGAGATGCGCACCATGCTCGATGCCGGGGTCAGCGGCATCATCACCGATTATCCTGACCGTTTAGCCGCATTGTTAGCTTAG
- a CDS encoding ArsR/SmtB family transcription factor, with translation MDCEQDCQGTGTGADALRPKHMISEEQAYHVAELFKALGDPTRVKIISALIGCERCVHDLTVILDMGQSAVSHQLRYLRNLRIVKRRKEGKTVYYSLDDDHIEQIFLQTVRHLEHK, from the coding sequence ATGGATTGCGAGCAAGATTGCCAAGGCACGGGCACGGGAGCTGATGCACTGCGGCCTAAGCATATGATCTCGGAAGAGCAGGCTTACCATGTAGCAGAGTTGTTCAAAGCACTTGGCGATCCTACGCGCGTGAAGATCATCAGCGCGCTGATCGGTTGTGAACGATGCGTACATGACCTGACGGTGATCCTCGATATGGGGCAGTCAGCGGTATCCCACCAGCTCCGCTATCTGCGCAATCTGCGCATCGTCAAGCGCCGCAAAGAGGGCAAGACCGTCTATTATTCCCTGGATGATGATCATATCGAACAGATCTTCTTGCAGACGGTCCGCCATTTGGAGCATAAGTAA
- a CDS encoding cation diffusion facilitator family transporter, with the protein MKKLRHHHEHGHGHHHHGHLHHHGHHHGHGHHHGHAHEHAADNRKGLTIALIITGGIMILEFVGGLLTNSLALLSDSAHMLSDTAAIALSLAAFWFAARPPSANKSYGYYRFEILAALFNGLTLFVMAGFIVFEAYERFIDPPEVAGGTMMVIALIGLAANLISAWSLMRKSDIKGNINVRSAYLHILGDALGSVGAILAGLLMLLFDWYIADPIISVIVALLILRSAWHVVNHTIHILMEGTPAAIDAREVEETLLAIRGVKNLHDLHIWTITSGMDSLSCHLIIEDDQDCQVVLQEAIRRIEERFRIQHTTIQIEKSQLQHAHLRI; encoded by the coding sequence ATGAAGAAGCTGAGACATCATCACGAACACGGGCATGGGCATCACCATCATGGACATCTCCATCATCATGGGCATCATCATGGACACGGACATCATCACGGGCATGCCCATGAACATGCCGCAGACAACCGCAAAGGGCTGACCATCGCCCTGATCATCACCGGCGGCATCATGATCCTGGAGTTCGTCGGCGGTTTGCTTACGAACAGCTTGGCTCTGCTGAGCGACTCAGCCCATATGCTCAGCGATACCGCAGCCATCGCTTTGAGCCTGGCCGCTTTCTGGTTCGCGGCACGGCCTCCTTCAGCGAACAAATCATACGGATACTATCGCTTCGAGATCCTGGCGGCGCTGTTCAACGGCTTAACGCTGTTCGTCATGGCCGGCTTCATCGTCTTCGAAGCCTACGAACGCTTCATCGATCCGCCGGAAGTCGCCGGAGGGACGATGATGGTCATCGCCTTGATCGGGCTGGCAGCCAACCTGATCAGCGCTTGGAGCCTGATGCGGAAGAGCGATATCAAAGGCAATATCAACGTCCGCAGCGCTTACTTGCACATCCTGGGTGATGCTTTGGGCTCCGTGGGCGCTATCTTAGCCGGACTGCTCATGCTCCTGTTCGACTGGTATATCGCCGATCCGATCATCAGCGTGATCGTCGCCTTGCTCATCCTGCGCAGCGCATGGCATGTCGTCAACCACACCATCCATATCTTGATGGAAGGCACCCCCGCGGCCATCGATGCGCGCGAGGTGGAAGAGACGCTGCTTGCCATCCGCGGGGTGAAGAATCTGCACGATCTTCACATCTGGACGATCACCTCGGGCATGGACTCCTTAAGCTGCCATCTGATCATCGAGGATGATCAAGACTGCCAAGTCGTCCTGCAGGAAGCGATCCGCCGCATCGAAGAGCGCTTCCGCATCCAGCACACGACGATCCAGATCGAAAAATCCCAGCTGCAGCATGCACATCTAAGAATATAA
- a CDS encoding glycoside hydrolase family 3 protein: MAKNSQPKYPFQDPNLPVDERVEDLISRLTLSEKISLMPTRQMTVERLGIREYNVGGEAAHGLVAREGSTTVFPQTLGLACTWNPDLMLAIGSAVGDEARAYYKKRNESGGLTLWAPTVDMERDPRWGRTEEAYGEDPHLTGMMSAAYAKGMRGDHPFYIKAVASLKHFYANNNEHERLRSSSSIDPRNKREYYLKAFEPAIRERAAHSMMTAYNEINGTPAICHPDVQEIVKDEWELDGFIVCDGADLHQTVDDHRYCDTYAEAVALAVKGGIDCITDDRDLVIRALHEAIERGLLEEADLDRALRRVFRIRFRLGQFDPEERNPYAKISEAVIYRAEHRELALRAAREAIVLLKNEPRILPLDKNKLNSAAVIGPLADVVYRDWYTGQLPYRVTPLAGIAGKISADRIRYADGCDEILLRSAKSGRYVGPHSYDRDELTADKTAGDTSSRYKVTDWGWGRLTLRSMANGAYVTTDDETVSASAQDVWGWFVKEQFTLSKTGQDAEGQDTYNLRTWNECPVTIDEEERLVVAGGEEAETEAALFHVLKVKDGIEEAVRAAAASDVAIVCVGNHPLINGKEEIDRPDLVLPEHQQRLIREVYKANPNTIVVVIGSYPFALNWEEEHVPAIVYTAHGGQEAGHALADVLFGDYNPAGRLNMTWYRSVDQLPDMMDYDIIKGGRTYMYFEGEPLYPFGHGLSYTEFLYKDLVLSSDALQADGQLTISVTVENIGALAGDEVVQLYVRANQSRVKRPLKQLSGFERVHLKPGEQQTITFTLQGEQLAFWDVTRERYAVENGEYTIMVGRSSAQIELQSVITVHGETIPPRNLYQHTKAENYDDYEAVYLDECSEGGTCVVPKGPAGGWILFKDADLCRGAKRFEMRAAARGRGVVELRVHDPQGELIARMEVEGQPRTNRLGRVRNDAWCTISEAVQLPGDASDLYIGLSGDVRIAWFCFHA; the protein is encoded by the coding sequence ATGGCTAAGAACAGTCAACCGAAGTATCCGTTCCAGGATCCGAATCTGCCTGTGGATGAGCGGGTGGAGGATCTCATCTCCCGTTTGACTTTGAGTGAGAAGATCTCGCTCATGCCAACGCGCCAGATGACCGTGGAACGGTTAGGGATCCGCGAATACAATGTGGGCGGAGAAGCGGCGCACGGCCTTGTGGCACGAGAAGGTTCGACGACGGTATTCCCGCAGACGCTCGGGCTCGCCTGCACCTGGAACCCGGATCTGATGCTGGCCATCGGCAGTGCGGTGGGCGATGAAGCCAGAGCATATTATAAGAAACGCAATGAGTCGGGCGGCTTGACCCTGTGGGCGCCGACGGTGGATATGGAACGGGATCCGAGATGGGGGCGGACGGAAGAAGCCTATGGGGAAGATCCCCATCTGACGGGGATGATGTCCGCTGCCTATGCCAAGGGAATGCGCGGAGATCATCCGTTCTATATTAAGGCAGTTGCATCTTTGAAACATTTCTATGCGAACAACAATGAACATGAGAGGCTCCGCAGTTCTTCCTCCATCGATCCGCGGAATAAGCGGGAGTATTATCTGAAAGCCTTTGAACCGGCGATTCGGGAAAGGGCCGCTCACTCCATGATGACCGCCTACAACGAGATCAACGGTACGCCGGCGATCTGTCATCCGGATGTACAGGAGATCGTGAAGGATGAATGGGAACTGGACGGCTTCATCGTCTGTGACGGGGCAGATCTGCATCAGACCGTCGACGATCATCGGTATTGCGATACCTATGCGGAGGCAGTGGCGCTGGCTGTCAAAGGCGGGATTGACTGCATCACCGATGACCGGGATCTGGTGATCCGCGCGCTGCATGAAGCGATCGAACGGGGGCTGCTGGAAGAAGCCGATCTGGACCGCGCCCTGCGCAGGGTCTTCCGCATCCGTTTCCGATTAGGACAGTTCGATCCCGAGGAACGGAACCCTTATGCGAAAATCTCGGAGGCTGTGATCTATCGGGCTGAACATCGTGAGCTTGCGCTCCGCGCTGCCCGTGAAGCGATCGTCCTGCTGAAGAACGAACCGCGCATCCTGCCCCTGGATAAGAACAAGCTGAACAGCGCAGCCGTCATCGGTCCGCTGGCCGATGTCGTATACCGCGACTGGTATACGGGGCAGCTTCCTTATCGTGTGACGCCGCTGGCCGGGATCGCCGGCAAGATATCCGCGGACAGAATCCGTTATGCGGACGGCTGTGATGAGATCCTTCTTCGTTCGGCGAAGAGCGGCCGGTATGTCGGTCCGCACAGCTATGACCGGGATGAGTTAACGGCGGATAAGACGGCGGGTGACACCTCTTCAAGGTATAAGGTGACGGATTGGGGATGGGGGCGGCTGACCCTGCGCTCCATGGCCAATGGTGCTTACGTCACGACGGATGATGAGACGGTCAGCGCCTCAGCTCAGGATGTATGGGGCTGGTTTGTCAAGGAGCAGTTCACCCTGAGCAAGACCGGCCAGGATGCGGAAGGTCAGGATACCTATAACCTGCGGACTTGGAATGAATGTCCGGTGACGATCGACGAGGAAGAACGGCTGGTGGTTGCTGGCGGTGAAGAAGCAGAGACGGAAGCGGCGTTGTTCCATGTTCTGAAGGTGAAGGACGGCATCGAGGAAGCCGTGCGAGCAGCAGCGGCAAGCGACGTTGCGATCGTCTGCGTCGGCAACCATCCGCTGATCAACGGCAAGGAAGAGATCGATCGTCCGGACCTGGTGCTGCCTGAGCATCAACAGCGGCTGATCCGCGAAGTCTATAAGGCGAATCCGAACACGATCGTCGTCGTGATCGGCAGCTATCCCTTCGCGCTGAATTGGGAGGAGGAACATGTGCCGGCGATTGTATACACAGCCCACGGCGGGCAAGAAGCCGGTCATGCCCTGGCAGATGTGCTGTTCGGGGATTATAATCCGGCCGGCCGCCTGAATATGACATGGTATCGCTCGGTGGACCAGCTGCCGGACATGATGGACTATGACATCATCAAGGGCGGACGAACATACATGTATTTTGAAGGGGAACCGCTGTATCCTTTTGGCCATGGTTTATCTTATACGGAGTTCTTGTACAAGGATCTAGTTCTTAGCTCTGATGCGCTGCAGGCGGATGGGCAGCTGACGATCAGCGTTACCGTTGAGAATATCGGTGCACTCGCCGGCGACGAAGTCGTCCAGCTGTATGTGCGGGCCAACCAATCCCGCGTGAAGCGCCCTTTGAAGCAGCTGTCCGGTTTTGAGCGCGTGCATCTCAAACCCGGCGAACAGCAGACGATCACCTTCACGCTGCAAGGCGAGCAGCTTGCTTTCTGGGATGTAACGCGTGAACGGTATGCCGTGGAAAACGGAGAATATACGATCATGGTCGGGCGTTCCTCCGCGCAGATCGAACTGCAGAGCGTCATCACAGTGCATGGTGAGACGATTCCGCCGCGCAATCTCTATCAGCACACGAAGGCGGAGAACTATGATGACTATGAAGCGGTGTACCTCGATGAATGCAGCGAAGGCGGCACTTGCGTCGTTCCCAAGGGGCCGGCGGGAGGCTGGATCCTCTTCAAAGATGCGGATTTATGCCGCGGCGCGAAGCGTTTCGAGATGCGGGCAGCTGCCCGCGGCAGGGGAGTCGTGGAGCTTCGGGTGCATGATCCGCAGGGGGAATTAATCGCACGTATGGAAGTCGAAGGGCAGCCGCGTACCAATAGGTTGGGCCGCGTCAGAAACGATGCGTGGTGTACGATCAGCGAAGCCGTTCAGCTGCCGGGTGACGCGAGCGATCTCTATATCGGATTAAGCGGCGATGTGCGCATCGCTTGGTTCTGTTTCCATGCATAA
- the yicI gene encoding alpha-xylosidase, which translates to MKFTDGFWLVREGVTIQNPVEVRDVQVTDDAMYVYAATKHVRHRGDTLNATLITIKYSSPRPNIIRCEYIHHAGRVKRGPEFELYEAPTEVIIRNDEHEASLTSGKLQVRVAKGDEWKVDYIYDGRRLTGNGWRGAATIEVEGEGDYMREQLDLGIGEYVYGMGERFTPFVKNGQVVDIWNEDGGTSSEQAYKNVPFYISNYGYGIFVNHPERVSFEVASENVSKVQFSVPGERLEYFVIGGEDMKDVLNNYTALTGKPALPPAWSFGLWLTTSFTTSYDEETVNSFIDGMFERDIPLHVFHYDCFWMKEYEWCNFQWDEDVFPDPEGMLKRLKDKGLKISVWINPYIAQKSPLFKEGMEKGYLVKTPEGDVWQWDMWQAGMGLVDFTNPEATKWYQDKLRALVDMGVDTFKTDFGERIPTDVVYYDGSDPVKMHNYYTYLYNKAVFEVLEEKLGKNEAMLFARSATAGGQQFPVHWGGDNSANYLSMAETLRGGLSLGLSGFGFWSHDISGFENTAPPDIYKRWVAFGMLSSHSRLHGSSSYRVPWLFGEEAVDVLRHFTKLKSRLMPYLFSKAVEATQYGVPMMRPMVLEFGAEDPTTHPLDLQYMLGDKLLVAPIFNEEGTVRYYLPKGRWTNLITGAEVEGGWHYEKHDYFSLPLMVRPNSILAIGANDRRPDYDYVEGAELHVFALEEGKAATADIYNIKAELELQASALLEGSKITLNVDGSGVDKNYSFVLRGIAEAANVEGGTAEKTEQGLRIIPAKGAQQIVVTLS; encoded by the coding sequence GTGAAGTTTACGGACGGTTTTTGGTTAGTGCGTGAAGGCGTCACGATCCAAAATCCTGTTGAAGTGCGCGATGTGCAAGTGACGGACGATGCAATGTACGTCTACGCGGCAACGAAGCACGTAAGACACAGGGGCGATACGCTGAACGCTACACTGATTACGATTAAGTACAGCTCTCCGCGTCCGAATATCATCCGCTGCGAGTACATCCACCACGCAGGACGTGTCAAGCGCGGACCGGAGTTCGAGCTGTATGAGGCGCCAACGGAGGTCATCATCCGCAACGATGAGCACGAAGCCAGCCTCACCAGCGGCAAGCTGCAAGTGCGGGTGGCGAAGGGGGACGAGTGGAAAGTCGACTACATCTACGACGGTCGCCGCCTGACAGGCAACGGCTGGAGAGGTGCAGCGACCATCGAGGTCGAAGGCGAAGGCGACTATATGCGCGAACAGCTTGACCTGGGCATCGGCGAGTATGTCTACGGGATGGGCGAGCGCTTCACGCCTTTCGTAAAGAACGGTCAAGTCGTCGATATCTGGAATGAGGACGGCGGCACCAGCAGTGAACAAGCCTATAAGAACGTTCCATTCTATATCTCCAACTACGGATACGGAATCTTCGTGAACCATCCGGAGCGCGTCTCCTTCGAGGTAGCAAGCGAGAACGTATCCAAGGTGCAATTCAGCGTACCGGGTGAACGTCTCGAATACTTCGTCATCGGCGGCGAGGACATGAAGGATGTGCTGAACAACTATACCGCATTGACCGGTAAGCCGGCGCTGCCTCCTGCTTGGTCCTTCGGGCTGTGGCTGACGACGTCGTTTACGACCAGCTATGACGAAGAAACCGTCAACAGCTTCATCGACGGCATGTTCGAACGGGACATTCCGCTGCATGTTTTCCACTATGACTGTTTCTGGATGAAGGAGTACGAATGGTGCAACTTCCAGTGGGATGAGGATGTATTCCCGGATCCGGAAGGCATGTTGAAGCGACTGAAGGACAAGGGGCTTAAGATCAGCGTCTGGATCAACCCATATATCGCTCAGAAGTCCCCGCTCTTCAAGGAAGGCATGGAGAAGGGTTATCTGGTGAAGACGCCGGAAGGCGATGTCTGGCAGTGGGATATGTGGCAAGCCGGCATGGGTCTGGTCGACTTCACCAATCCGGAAGCGACCAAGTGGTACCAAGACAAGCTGCGAGCGCTTGTTGACATGGGTGTGGACACCTTCAAGACGGACTTCGGCGAGCGCATCCCGACGGATGTTGTGTACTATGACGGGTCTGACCCAGTGAAGATGCACAACTACTACACCTACCTGTACAACAAGGCCGTGTTCGAGGTGCTGGAAGAGAAGCTTGGCAAGAACGAAGCGATGCTCTTCGCACGCTCCGCAACAGCCGGCGGACAGCAGTTCCCCGTTCACTGGGGCGGCGACAACTCCGCGAACTATCTGTCGATGGCGGAGACGCTGCGCGGCGGACTATCCCTCGGACTCAGCGGATTTGGTTTCTGGAGCCACGATATCAGCGGTTTCGAGAATACCGCACCGCCGGATATCTACAAGCGCTGGGTAGCCTTCGGTATGCTGTCCTCCCACAGCCGTCTGCATGGCAGCAGTTCCTACCGCGTGCCGTGGCTGTTCGGGGAAGAAGCGGTTGATGTCCTGCGCCACTTCACGAAGCTGAAGAGCAGACTGATGCCTTACCTGTTCAGCAAAGCTGTGGAAGCCACACAATACGGTGTGCCGATGATGCGTCCGATGGTGCTGGAGTTCGGCGCAGAAGATCCGACTACACATCCGCTTGATCTGCAATATATGCTCGGAGACAAGCTGCTTGTAGCGCCGATCTTCAACGAAGAAGGCACGGTCAGATACTACCTGCCGAAGGGCCGCTGGACTAACCTCATCACAGGAGCAGAAGTCGAAGGCGGATGGCACTACGAGAAGCATGACTATTTCAGCCTGCCGCTCATGGTGCGTCCGAACTCGATCCTGGCGATTGGTGCGAACGACCGTCGTCCTGACTATGACTATGTAGAAGGTGCCGAGCTGCATGTATTTGCTCTGGAAGAGGGCAAGGCTGCAACAGCGGACATCTACAACATCAAGGCTGAGCTGGAGCTGCAAGCATCCGCTCTGCTGGAAGGATCGAAGATCACGCTGAACGTTGACGGCAGCGGTGTCGATAAGAACTACTCCTTCGTGCTTCGCGGCATCGCTGAGGCTGCGAATGTTGAAGGAGGAACAGCGGAGAAGACGGAACAAGGTCTGCGCATCATCCCTGCGAAGGGTGCCCAACAGATCGTAGTTACGCTCTCCTAA